The Candidatus Liberibacter solanacearum CLso-ZC1 genomic interval AAGAGAAGGTGCTAATATGAATTCTTTGCTACTCTCTAAGATTTCCATTATCTTCTTCAATTTTTCTATTTTTTTTGATATTCATCACCCTCTTTTGGGGCTATTTGTCTTAGTCTTGAAACGTTCTTTCTAGATTCCATACTATTTAGATAACGATCATCGACTACGGTAACATCACTCATTCTATCAACATTGTCTATGTGAGGTGTGGTTTTTGTAGATCTGATCGTTTAAATAAAGCAACCATATTACGATATGGTTTCTCATCATATTCTGTCTTTCTATCAACAGGATCACTGCAACCAACAAGTATTATTTCTTTATCTTATCTCATAGTAAAAAAGTTGATTAGTACCCAATATGGAGTAGAGAATAAGTGAATTTATCCTCTTGGTCTTGTAAAATACTATCCTTGATCTATCCTATAAACTTAAAAATTAATAATAAAAAGCGAAAAATGATCAATAAATATATAAATAGCAGAGCAAAAAAACGTCTATTACTGATTGGATTACATATAATTATCAATAGAACCAACGATAAATTCATCAATGAATCTATCACAAAATCAACATGATTATTGTGCTTATACCATAATATTATAGAATCTAAAAAAGAAATAACAATAATTATATTTCTTCCACGAAGAAGAAGTTTGTTACAATTTTTCAAGAACATTATCACTCTCTATTCATTACAAAACGTCTAAAAAATATAAAATTCATTTTTATACAATAAATTCATGATGATTAACAATCACATTATCAGAGATAGCTGATTATCGATACAATTAAAATTATCTTTTCCAAAAATATTTTAGTAATTTCACTATAAGAAAAAAAATACTTTATATATCAATGGGTTCCTGCGTATCATGTACAATGAAACATGATATTACTTTCATTGCAATAATTAATAATTTAAGTATTTGATTTAACTTAACTTTATCACTTCCGTAGCGATCTTAAGCGTCTTCAACAAACGTTCCCACAAGGGAGTCATATTGCAATCTGCAAACGATAAGCGCTTGAATATAGGAGGTTATATAACAATACTTTATAAGTATTATTTTATTTTTTGAGAATTACTTGATATTTATAGTGAGTAATAAGTGTAGAAATATCTTGAAAAACACGCAGAAGAGAGCCAGTATCTACTACGTTATAATAGTATTCAGGAGCACTCACACATTTTTTTAGTAGTCTTTTTCCATTAGCAGAAGCATTAATAGATATAGTCAGTATTTTTATAGAGTTTTTCTTAGCTTTTTCACATATTTTAATGGTCTTCACATCGCTTTTTGGATCGTTGTTTTCTCCATCTGTTAAAAATATAAGAAATTTCTGAAAAGGAAGAGGAGGAATTTTTATTCTTTTATGCAAAATATTACGAATAAAATTTCTTTTTTTATCAGAAGTGAGTATTTGATATGCTTTTTTCATTGCTGGAGTAGAATCTGTTTGACCAAGCATGTTAACATCTATCTCTTCAACAATATATTTTCTTACTTTTCCTGTTCCCCACGATGGCTCTATATTCTTTTCAACACGCGTTGTATACCCTGTTAATCCTATATAATGAGTATCTTTTTGTGTTTTTGATCCACGATCCACTGAATCAAGAAAAAGTAATACTGCTTTTTTGAGCGCATCCATTTTAGAATTTTTTTTACTTTTACCGCAAACAGAAAATTCCGTTGCATGTTCCGGATCAGAATTCATTAAACAACTCATTGAAGCAGAAAGATCAACAACCAATTGTACAAAAAAAAAGGGATGTTCTCCCGTATCTATTTTTACAAGAGCGGGGACAAAAGATATTATTTTGCTATTGATTTTTTTATTTAGAAGATTGTCAAAAAATTTAATATGATAATCATAAAATGTTTCTACACTTATATGATAAAATGTTTTTTTATTTTGAAGAATAGATTGATTGTTAAATTCATGAAAAACATTTGGATGTGGCTCGCGCGTGATGGAAACTTTAGAATTCTGAGAAATAATATTTTTCTCACTTATGTCAAATACACTAGAATCCATTAACAAAGATTCTTTAATATAACTCTTAATAAACCTTGTTACATCGTCGACAATGGCTCTATGTGTATGGCTTGACATATTGTCACCAAAGTAACTGATTCTTGATATAATTTTCGATGCGCCAGATAAAATAGCCGAAGTATTCGCATTTTCCATAGCATTTTTTTTATGATAGTAGTCCAAGACATATATTAAAATCCCTATAAAAAGCAATATAGAGATCAAGATCACAGAAAAAAGAATAGAAAAATTTGCTTTTGGAGAAAGTATAATTTTCTTGAAATTAAAGAGGAAAGTTCTTAATAAATTCATTGAAAAATCTTTATGGAAAGTAAAAAAAAAACCTATCTGTTTTTATTTTACAAAAGTATTTATTAAAATAAACCGTCATTTTCTAGAGAAAATATTCATGTAAACACAATGAAGGAATGATCTTTAAGAGACAATAAATCATTGGCTTAAAATAACAGTCAACAAGCTTTGTTGACTGTTATTAAATGAATAATAATCAATGACTTAGAATGACGTTTCCTATAATATTGATACTCCTGATGCCCTATTTTTTTTCTTTGTTAATTCCGAACCATTTAATAATTCTTCTTCTTCAATCGCTCTTCTTAATACCCTCCCCTGAATATTTCTGCCTTCTGCAAAAACCTACTTCTTGCATTGGAAGGATGCCTCATTCCAACCCTCTTCTTTGATTCCAATAATAGTGGTAAATATTTGTTTTCTCGCATTCATTTTATAAAATAACGCTCTTATCATCCTAAAATACTGCGAAAAATATATTTATCTTTTATCTAAAATCTAATATGTTATTCATAATAGATGTCATTTCTTTATAAACGTAACGGCAGATAATGCTCCAAAAGATAAATACACAACGATATATTTGTAATATTCTTGTTCGTTTTGATCGGATATGTTTTATTCTAACCTCATTCTTTTTCAAGATAGATTATTGTCTGATCAACCAAGTGATATTTTTTCAAGGACTTTCTTTTTCCTTTTGTATTTCAAAAATGACATTCACTATGATGAAAATAGTTGTTATTGCACCCCATATAGGAAATTATTTGAAAATTTTCAGAGTTATCATTCAGTATTTAGATTGTAAGTTTTGCGTCATCATACAAATATAAATGTGAAAAAACTTTATAAATCAAAGGGATAAATTAATGAACGATGATTTACTATTAAAATTACAAGAAAACTCCCAAAAAATAGAATCCCTTTTAAATGATCTACTATCACACCAATCATCTTATTTAAATGATAGATTACGCTCTGCCATTCGCTATGCTATCTTAGGGGGAAAGAATATACGATCTTTCCTTGTTGCTGAATGCGCCTCCTTATTTGGATTGAGTAATCCTACGGTATTACGCGTTGGTGCTGCTATCGAATGTGTACACTGTTATTCTCTGATACATGATGACCTTCCATCTATGGATAATGGATATATTCGCCGTGGCAAACCAACCCTGCATCTTCAATACGATGAAGCAACAGCTATTCTTGCTGGGAATAGTTTATTAACCTATGCTTTTGAAATCATTTGCTCTCCAGAGACGCAACTAAAAGATAGCATCCGATCTGAGTTAACTCTGTCACTAGCACGCAATGCAGGAATACAAGGCATGCTCGGTGGGCAAATGCTAGATATCCAGAATGAATGCCTAGATGAAAAACAACTACTAACAATACAAGAAATGAAAACAGGATCACTTATGCGCTTTGCTTGTGAAGCGGGAGCGATTATTGCTCATACTAACCAAGAAGAAAAAGCACGATTACGTTATTATGGAGAAAATCTAGGAATTGTTTTTCAATTAGTTGATGATTTGCTAGATTTTGAAGAAAATTGTGCAACAATAGAAAAAAAATCAGCTAAAAATGCAACTACCAAAAATAATAGCTTTGTAAAAATAAAAGGACAAGAGTGGATAAGGCAAGAAATAGATCAATATAATAAAAAGATGATTAAAATTTTAAGTTCACATGGAAAGAAAGCACAATCTTTAATAGATATTATGCATTTTGTCTCCTCTGAAAAGAAGAAAAAATATTAAAAAAAACAATATTTTTTTAAATAAAAAGTATCATAACTGGAAAATAAAGAATAGAATTGTAGGGAATCTCTGTGTTTCACTAAAAATTTAGAAAACAATTAGAGGAAATCTAGTGTATGCATCATCTCTTTCGCTATTCAAAAATAATATTTTTTTTAAAATATATGATATTTACTCCATTACTTATTTTTCTTCTATATTATTTTATAATTTATAATCCTCATATAAAAGACCAATCTATTCTTCGTGTTGGAACAGATGGCATATATCCCCCTCATAGTTTTCATTCTCAAAACGGCAAAGGCGAGTTAGTAGGATTTGACATTGATCTTATCAAAGAAATAGCACATCGCCTTAATTTAAAAATAGTATTTTTTGAAACAATGGTAAATGGGCTCATTACTGGAATAGATACCAATCGCTATGATGTTCTCGTCAATGTTGCTATTACACCTAGTAGAGAAAAAAAATATTATTTTTCAACTCCTTATATAACACATAATGTCTTATTAATCGTTCGTAGTGATGAAAAAAATATTCATAATTTTAATGATCTGACAGACAAAATAGTCGTTCAAATACTTGGTACAGATCTCTCTCGAGTAGCTAAAGAATTAAAAGCTCACTTGATATTTAGTCATAATTTCGAACAATCTTTACAACTTTTATTAAGTAAACGTGCTAATGCAACGATGATAGCTGATATTCCTTTTTTTGATTTTCTTAAACACGGACCTAATAATGGTCATCTCTTTAAAATTGCTGATCGTATAAAAGAAAGTAGTAATATCGGTTTTATGATTCGCAAAGGAAATGATAAGCTTAAAAAAGCTATTGATGAGACCTTGTGTGCAATACATCGAGATGGTACTTATAAGAAAATATTTTCTAAATATTTTGAAAAAGATGTTATATCAAATGTTCCTATTTGTTCTTCGTGATTGAATTGATGTTTTTTGGATTACAATGATATGAATTCTGAGTGGTTTAATGTAGCTATCGATTCTTTTCCGCAACTGCTGTATGCAGCTTTTTTTGTTACGTTACCAATTGCATTAATCTCTTTTATTCCGAGTATTATCGTCGGTTTATCTATTACCATGATCCGGATTTGTTTTCCCGGAAAAATATCTTTCATAATGCACCTTTATGTATGGATTTTTCGAGGCACTCCGCTCTTAGTACAATTATTTATAATATTTTACGGATTACCACACATAGGTATTGTGCTAGATTGCTTCTCTGCTATCGTTATCAGTTTTACACTAAACTTTTCTGCTTATATTTCAGAAATAATACGCTCTTCTATTTTATCTATTCCCAAAGGACAATGGGATGCTGCCTATTCTATTGGACTAACACGGCAGCAGACTATACGTCATATTATTTTACCACAAATCGTGGTGATATCTGCTGCTCCTTTGTCAAGCGAATTTATATCTATTCTCAAAAGCACTTCACTTGCCTCAACTGTTACCCTTCCAGAAATTTTTCAAACAGCACAGCGTATTGTATCCACTACTTACCAACCTCTCATTATCTACTGCGAAATTGCCATTATCTATCTCATTTTAACTTCATTTTGTTATATAATTCAGATGAAAATAGAATCCAAACTGAAAAAATATACATATTCTATGAATTTTTATTACAACAAATCCAACAAAACAGATCTTTTAAGAAAGAAATAAGTTTTAAACGAGTAATATCCTGTTCTTCTAACATCAAAATAATCCAATAAAAAATTAACATAGAAAAATAATGTGCTTCATTCATTTATCTTATCAAAATATCTTATACTCAATCATTTCATTGATAGTGATTAATAAAATATTATAGATCCTATAGTAGTTAGTCAGTTAGTGGAGTTTAAAAATTGATCTCAATATCTAACTATGTCATTAGTCTGCCCTTTTCCCATGCAAGACGTGAAAAATTCTGTCATCGCGCCTCACTTATTAATCTGCAATTTTCTTTTGTCGATGCTATATACGGGGAAAATGATTCTATTTGTAAAAAAATATTTTATAATCAAAATCGTCAACACCACTTCAAACGTTTATTATCTCTTCCTGAAATAGGTTGTTATATGAGTCATATCAATCTTTGGAAAAAAATTGCAAGTTCTGATGCTCTTGGTGCCATTATTTTAGAAGATGATGCTGATTTTTCAGTTGGATTTCCTCAACTTATCTCACATTTAAATCACTGTGATATCGGCAATATTCTCATTAAATTTGATGCCTTACGAAAAAGACCTAAAGAAACGGATTTTTTATGCAAAGTTCCGGGAAATTTCGGCATACTTCAGCCTAGAATATTATCCCCTCGAACCACCGGTTATTTTATTGGAAAACAAGCTGCCGCTCATCTTTTAGATGTTCGCAAAGATATATTTCGCCCTGTAGATATGGATATGAAACATTGGTGGGAACATACCGTTCCATCTCTTGTCACAGAACCTGGTGCTGTATATGAAGCTGCTAATACAGACGATAGCTCTATTGAAGCAAGTCGCTTACAAAAAAAAAGAACCTTTTCTCCCTTATATTTTTATCAAAACATGCGCTATCAGTTGAATTTGCATTATCAAGCTAGAAAAAAAACCCTTCCTTATGTTTCTCCTGAAATTTTTTAATACCTTCTCCATCTTCAATTGTGCAAATAAAAAATATCATCCATTCTTGTAACCAACAACGTATCAGCTGGTTGTGATCTTCAAACAAAACTGAATGCAGATCAACTATGTGATGCTATTTAAAATATGAAATTGAAAGAACAACAAGAATGTCAGGACAAATTCAACCAGAAAATGGAATATTTAAACGAAGAGGCGAAAAGCCTTTCAGAGATTCAGTTTTAACCACGCCTCCTACCTTTGAATCACTCTAAAGGCAAGGGTTTAAATAAAACGACGGCAATAATGGCAGCAATACAAACAATGAGTGTTATCACTGCCTGCTCATTCTTCGTAATATCCACTCGCTTTTTCTTTTTGCGTATAAGCAACATAAATATCATCAAGACACTATAACAAGAAGAAAAAGTATCTATTTTCAATAAGATCAACTACGCAAACAAAAAAGATGTTGTAAACATAAGCATGCTAAATCCTATTGAAAGATATTTCTTTCCTATCATATAAGATAGTTTTGTAAAGAATGGAGTGACAAGAATACTGATAGGAAGAATAAAAAAAATAGCTCCGATATTAACAAAACCAATAGATAACGGAGGCAATCCTTCTACTCCCCAACCACTATAAATTCTCACTAAAACCCCAGGAAAAGAAATCAAAACACTAACAGCACTGGAAATTGCTGTAGCTTTATAAATTGAAGATCCATAAAACAACATGAGAATAGTACAAAACACACCCCCTCCTACTCCCAAAGATCCCGATAAAAATCCTATGACAACGCCCCAAAAATATTTGAGATAGTTGTCAGGAAAACTTTTTTTATAACAAAAACGATCTTTTACTAACATTAAACATCCTATTAAAGAACAAAAAATAGAAAAAGATTTATTCAAAAAAGATTGGTCAATATGCGTAACCATAATTGATGTTACAATAACAGTGACAGGAATCACAATGATCCAATCTTTAACGATTTTCATATCAATTTCTGAGTGACGTCTATGTTCCATAAATGACATAAAGGAAGTTGGCGCTATCACTCCCAAAGATGTTCCCATCGCAACATACGTGGATATGGAATCATCCACTCCCATTAATTGGAATACTTTATTCAGTATAGGAACCATAGCTAAACCACCACCAACCCCAAAGATTCCAGAAAAAGCTCCTGAAATAAAACTGGCTATGATGATATAATAAATATAATCCACAATAAAAATCCTTAAACAAACACTGCTCGATAAACATTATACTAAATGATATATTATATATTTATGTAATAATTCATAATAAAAAACACATTATTATTAAAATAATCATGTGAGATAATCTTTTTATAACGTTGTTTAGCTGGATAATTGTTTTTAAAAAATACGAATAAAAATATTTATTACAAGATAGTAAAAAGTATACAAATCCATGATAATGGATATAATGTAAATGTTTTATATAAAAATTGAAGAAAGGATCCTTTATGAATAATCGATTGCATTCTTCCGGCAAATTAACGCTCAAAGTTCAAACCATGCCTACCGACATCAATATAGATGGGAATATTTTCGGTGGATGGATTATGTCTCAAATTGATTTAGCATGCGGTATATGTGCATCTGAGGTTGCTAAAAGCCGTGTAGTCACTAAAGCTGTGAAGGAATTATTGTTTGAGAAACCTGTTTATGTAGGTGATTTAGTTCATATTTATACTGATGTCCGTGCAATCGGAAGAACTTCTATTACGATCTACTGTGATGTATGGACTTCAACTCGCAATGCACTAGATTGTTTGCAAAAAACATCTGAGGCAACATTTATCATGGTGGCAGTTGATAAGCAAGGTGTACCACAACCTATTAAACCTCTTGATGTTAAATGAAATATGAGCCCTGATATACCAAACACTTAAAATGAAGTGTGCTGTTTCATTTTTCAAATGATCTTGCTATGCTTTGTCCATGTCAAAGAAAAAAATTTTTTCTATCAAGAAACCTTCACACATAGAGTCAACTCGTTCTTCTTTTACAGATGATCAGGATTATCTTTCTTTTGAAAAAAAACAATTTTACGCAGATAAAGAAATTGTTGCCAATACGATGCGTCAAATTCGTTCTGAAGCTGGAAAACATCGCAAAAATGTAGCGAAACGCATAAATAAAGAGAAATCACTTCATAATTCTGATCCCAAATCATCAAAAATTGCATTGCAATCGAAGAAACCTACTACACAAGATAAGAAAAGAACGGCATTAAATAATATTCCTAAAAAAGAAATTGCTGAAAATGCAATGACTCCATCAGTGCAAGCGCTTGCACGTTTAATACAATCAGATAATCCACTTTTCAAAAACGGAAAAATTTGGACTCCGCATCGTTCTTTATCGATCCACAATCATCCAAAGAAAATCTCTCCATTTCAGATGCACACAGACTACCAACCTTCTGGAGATCAGCCATCTGCTATTTCTCAAATCGTAGAAAGCATTCATGCAGAAGAAAAAATCCAGCTTTTGCTTGGAGTGACCGGATCAGGCAAAACTTTTACCATGGCAAAAGTTATTGAAGCAATGCAACGACCTGCTATTGTGATGGCACCCAATAAAATTTTAGCCGCACAACTTTATTCAGAGTTTAAAAATTTTTTCCCCAATAACGCAGTTGAATATTTCGTTTCTTATTATGATTATTATCAACCAGAAGCATATGTTCCACGTACAGATACTTATATTGAAAAAGAATCTTCTATTAACGAGCAAATCGATCGTATGCGCCACTCTGCTACTCGTTCTCTCTTAGAACGCAATGATTGCATTGTCGTTTCTTCGGTATCTTGTATCTATGGTATAGGATCAGTTGAATCTTATTCACAAATGATTTTAAAAATAAAAATAGGAGATCAAATAGAACAAAAAGAATTACTTTCTTCTTTGGTCAAACAACAATATAAGCGACAAGATATGGGGATTGTACGAGGATCTTTTCGGGTTTGTGGCGATTCAATTGAAATTTTTCCTTCTCATCTTGAAAACACTGCATGGCGCATTAGCATGTTTGGCAATGATATTGAAGAAATTGCTGAATTTGATCCTCTTACGGGTCAAAAGAATAGAAATTTAGAAGAAATTAAAATATATGCTAATTCCCATTATGTCACACCAAGACCTACTCTTAATGCAGCCATGAAATGCATTAAAGAAGAACTAAATGTTCGTCTTATTGAATTAGAAAAAGAAGGAAGATTGCTTGAATCTCAACGGCTTGCACAACGGATAACTTACGATTTAGAAATGCTAGAAACAACAGGATCTTGCCAGTCTATTGAAAATTATTCTCGCTATCTAACCGGACGTAATCCTGGCGAACCCCCTCCTACTCTTTTTGAATATATTTCGGAAAATGCCTTATTATTTGTTGATGAAAGTCATGTTACTATTCCTCAAATTAGTGGCATGTATCGAGGTGATTTTCGCCGTAAAGCAACTTTAGCAGAATATGGTTTTCGCCTTCCTTCTTGTATGGATAATCGTCCATTGCGTTTTGAAGAATGGGATTGCTTACGTCCAACTACTATTGTCGTTTCAGCCACTCCCGGAGCATGGGAATTAGAAAAATGTCAAGGAATGATTGTTGAACAAATTATTCGTCCGACCGGACTTGTTGATCCTCCGGTAGAGATTCGATCTGCTCGAACACAAGTAGAGGATATTAAGGAAGAAATAAACCTAACGATTCAGAATGGTTTACGCATTTTATTAACAGTTCTCACGAAACGGATGGCAGAAGACTTAACCGAATATCTTTATGAACATAATATTCGTGTACGCTACATGCATTCCGAAGTACATACCTTGGAACGCATTGAAATCATACGTGATCTTCGTCTTGGAAAATTTGATGTTCTTGTCGGAATTAATCTGCTCCGCGAAGGATTGGATATTCCTGAATGTGGTCTTGTCGCTATTCTTGATGCAGATAAAGAAGGTTTTTTACGCTCTAGAACATCTTTGATCCAAACGATTGGGCGCGCGGCACGTAACGTCGATAGTAAAGTGATTCTTTATGCCGATACGATGACCAAATCCATTAAATTAGCTATTGACGAGACAACTAGAAGACGCGAGAAACAGCAAGAATATAATAGGAAAAATAATATCAAACCAGAGTCAGTAAAAGAAAAAATCATTGAAGTCATTGATCCCATTCTACAAGAAAATAACTCCAAATCCGAGATCACAATCAATACCGAACAGTTGCCTCAATCCAAAAAGGAACGAGAATTACATTTAAAATCACTACGTAAACAAATGCTCATCGCAGCTGACAATATGAATTTTGAAGAAGCAGCTCGCATCCGTGATGAAATCAAAAGATTAAAAAATGCATTTTCCTATGATACTCTTGATTCTTCTTAAAATTGGTTTGAACTTTGTGGTATACTTTTTGTATCAAGAGAAGAAGTTAAATATAGCAATATTGCAATAAATAGTGCATAATACCTTTAAGGTGTTTATAGATGGTCGGATGTCTCTAGCAAATGTTTGGAGTTATTCTATGATATCGACGGCATCTATATCTAATCTTATCTTATCTGATAAGGTTTATAAAAAATCAATTGCCACTATTTCCAAAGATCCTATCGTCTCTCGTGAAGAGAAATATTATAGAGAAAAAATAAAGAAAATATCTACTGTTGAAGAATTTATCAATGATAAGCGTCTTTTAAATTACGTTTTGAAAGCATTTGATTTATCGGACATGTCACATGCAAAAACATTTCTCCAGAAAATTTTAACAAGCGATCTTTCTGTTCCCGAAAGTTTGGTCAACAAAATGAATAGTAAGAAATATCAAACATTTGCCAGCCAGTTTGATTTTTCGCCTGCTCCCAAAAGTATCCAAACTACTATACAACAAAAAAAGGTGATAGAGGATTATATCACCTCTTATAAACGCAAAGAAAAAGATGCTTTGGAAGAAAGCAAATATTTTCGTCAAAATATTAATAACATTACGTCTGTTGATCAATTGATCAAGAATCGACGTCTCGTCAATTATGCCCTCCAGTCTTTTGGTATTAATCCTCAGTACATATCTCTGTCTTTTCTAAAGGAATCGCTCACGTCTGAACTCGATCATACAAAGCAAAAAACACCTAAAGAAAATCTTTTGCACGCATTAGCAGATAATTTTCGTTTTCAATCCAATGGTTCTCCAATACATAAAGATAAAATTTTAACAAATATGCAGATAGAAAATATGGTACACAACTATTTTTCTCATACGATAATGAGTGTTCCGGAAGAAGTTATTTTTTCTGATCAAAAGTATTATCGATCAAGCATTAATTCTATTCCTTCTTTCGAACAACTTTTAAAAGATCCAAAACTATATAAAATACTTCAAATATCTCTTTCTCTTGATCCAAAAGTAACAGAGAATAATTTTTTAAAACTTATAAAAAATAATGATCCTAGTATTGTCCAAGTCAAAAAATTTTTTCAAATTGATTATGCTGGTGATATAAACTCTCGCCCAGCAATTCAGACTAAAAAACAAATTGATAAGCTACTTTTTCTATATCAGACGAATTGCAAAAAATTACGCAGTCAAAAAATTGAATCATTGATTGAAAACTATAAAAAAGACATCTCAGGAGATATTAAATCTGTTGATCAGTTTTTAAATATGAAACCCAAATCGTATATCAGTAGTAATAAAAGCCAACCAATTACACCATTAGAATTCGCTTTACAAGCATATGGGATCAAGAAAAATGATCTTAATAAGTATCGATTACGGGATATTCTTATCAGTGATTCTTCCGATTCAAAGAGTTATGTAAATCAATTAAAAGACAATCGTTTTATCAATCTTCATCACGCATTTAATTTCAATAAAAAAGGTGAAATCGGATTCAATCGTTTGACACAGTCAAAACTAACCTTACGAGATAATGTCATGAATTATATAGGTTATAAAAAGAGTCTTTATAATGAAAATAAAATATTTTCTTCAGCACAAAATATCAGGATAAAAAAAGATACTGATAAAGAAGTGGAGTATTATACCTCTAATATTCAAACAATTCATTCTTTTAACGATCTTCTTGCCAACAAAAGGATACTAAATTTTCTCCTGGAATCCAAAGAAATTGATCCGAAAAAAGTAAAAAATAGTTTTTTAGAAAAGATCTTCAAGTCTGATTTAAACAATACCAAAAGCCTTGCTAATACATACAAGGATAGTCGATACAAAGAAATAATGCTTTCATTTAACTTTGATATCCACGGCACAAAATCTAATGAAAATACCGGAAAAGTACAAGACAATTTTCATATAGATCATGTTGTTGATCTTTATAAAAATCAAATACTTCAAAAAAAGGAAGAAGAGAAAGATCCTGATGTCGCATTATTACTCTATTTTAAACGCACTATTCCTACTATTAAAAACATCTATGATATTTTAGGAGATAAAAATCTTTTTCAAGTAATTTCTAAAAAACTACGATTATCGCCTCATTTCCCATCTTTACCTGAAAGTACCAAAATTCATATTTTGAAAAAACTCATTAATATCAAAGATTTTAAAGATCCTAAAAAATTAGAAAATTTTCTCTATGCAGTCAATGTTAATCATTACCAATCTACAACCCATAAAATAGCATTGACATTAGCATTTTTCCCCCCTTTAGAAAAAGATTCGATGGATGATCATGAAAAAAATATTTCTCTGCAGCTCTCACCTAATAAAAAAGAAAATGGTAAATTTTCTATTTTAAATTTATTTTCTTAAAAACAATGATATCTGCTGTAAGAGAAGAAGACTCACATCCCCTCTTTGACGAATCTATAGAGGCATGGACCAGTCATTCCAGAGCTATATGAGGAGTTCAAAAACATGAATCATCACCTATTCCAGTTCCAGAAACGGAAAGCTTGTCTTCCGAAGAGTTTGGGGAAATTGACCAAAAGGATAGAAATATACTAGACGATGTTTTTGAATTTTATGGGCAGTTTTCCGCATGGAAATTAAGAAATTTGACCCCATACAGAAGCGCCATGGAAAGACGCCTATGAATAATCAGGTTACGGAACTCCTCTTGAGACAAAAGATATACGAAAATTCTTTTCCAAGAAATTAGTTAAAACAAATGGATACATCGATTATTATCGAAATTAACGGGACACCATTAGCGATTATGATTTGAT includes:
- a CDS encoding vWA domain-containing protein, giving the protein MDYYHKKNAMENANTSAILSGASKIISRISYFGDNMSSHTHRAIVDDVTRFIKSYIKESLLMDSSVFDISEKNIISQNSKVSITREPHPNVFHEFNNQSILQNKKTFYHISVETFYDYHIKFFDNLLNKKINSKIISFVPALVKIDTGEHPFFFVQLVVDLSASMSCLMNSDPEHATEFSVCGKSKKNSKMDALKKAVLLFLDSVDRGSKTQKDTHYIGLTGYTTRVEKNIEPSWGTGKVRKYIVEEIDVNMLGQTDSTPAMKKAYQILTSDKKRNFIRNILHKRIKIPPLPFQKFLIFLTDGENNDPKSDVKTIKICEKAKKNSIKILTISINASANGKRLLKKCVSAPEYYYNVVDTGSLLRVFQDISTLITHYKYQVILKK
- a CDS encoding polyprenyl synthetase family protein, whose translation is MNDDLLLKLQENSQKIESLLNDLLSHQSSYLNDRLRSAIRYAILGGKNIRSFLVAECASLFGLSNPTVLRVGAAIECVHCYSLIHDDLPSMDNGYIRRGKPTLHLQYDEATAILAGNSLLTYAFEIICSPETQLKDSIRSELTLSLARNAGIQGMLGGQMLDIQNECLDEKQLLTIQEMKTGSLMRFACEAGAIIAHTNQEEKARLRYYGENLGIVFQLVDDLLDFEENCATIEKKSAKNATTKNNSFVKIKGQEWIRQEIDQYNKKMIKILSSHGKKAQSLIDIMHFVSSEKKKKY
- a CDS encoding transporter substrate-binding domain-containing protein, coding for MHHLFRYSKIIFFLKYMIFTPLLIFLLYYFIIYNPHIKDQSILRVGTDGIYPPHSFHSQNGKGELVGFDIDLIKEIAHRLNLKIVFFETMVNGLITGIDTNRYDVLVNVAITPSREKKYYFSTPYITHNVLLIVRSDEKNIHNFNDLTDKIVVQILGTDLSRVAKELKAHLIFSHNFEQSLQLLLSKRANATMIADIPFFDFLKHGPNNGHLFKIADRIKESSNIGFMIRKGNDKLKKAIDETLCAIHRDGTYKKIFSKYFEKDVISNVPICSS
- a CDS encoding amino acid ABC transporter permease; amino-acid sequence: MNSEWFNVAIDSFPQLLYAAFFVTLPIALISFIPSIIVGLSITMIRICFPGKISFIMHLYVWIFRGTPLLVQLFIIFYGLPHIGIVLDCFSAIVISFTLNFSAYISEIIRSSILSIPKGQWDAAYSIGLTRQQTIRHIILPQIVVISAAPLSSEFISILKSTSLASTVTLPEIFQTAQRIVSTTYQPLIIYCEIAIIYLILTSFCYIIQMKIESKLKKYTYSMNFYYNKSNKTDLLRKK
- a CDS encoding glycosyltransferase family 25 protein → MISISNYVISLPFSHARREKFCHRASLINLQFSFVDAIYGENDSICKKIFYNQNRQHHFKRLLSLPEIGCYMSHINLWKKIASSDALGAIILEDDADFSVGFPQLISHLNHCDIGNILIKFDALRKRPKETDFLCKVPGNFGILQPRILSPRTTGYFIGKQAAAHLLDVRKDIFRPVDMDMKHWWEHTVPSLVTEPGAVYEAANTDDSSIEASRLQKKRTFSPLYFYQNMRYQLNLHYQARKKTLPYVSPEIF
- a CDS encoding sulfite exporter TauE/SafE family protein encodes the protein MDYIYYIIIASFISGAFSGIFGVGGGLAMVPILNKVFQLMGVDDSISTYVAMGTSLGVIAPTSFMSFMEHRRHSEIDMKIVKDWIIVIPVTVIVTSIMVTHIDQSFLNKSFSIFCSLIGCLMLVKDRFCYKKSFPDNYLKYFWGVVIGFLSGSLGVGGGVFCTILMLFYGSSIYKATAISSAVSVLISFPGVLVRIYSGWGVEGLPPLSIGFVNIGAIFFILPISILVTPFFTKLSYMIGKKYLSIGFSMLMFTTSFLFA